The DNA window TTAGGCAGATTGGCATTCGCTGGAAGAGATTTATTTACAAATGAAGCGATAGCTGCTCTAACAATTAAAAATGAAAAGACCCTTTCAAATCAATATTTATATTACTTCTTGACTTTTTTTGATTGGGATGCTGCAACGAAAGGAGACATTAAAGTAAAAGGTAAAACACTTAATAAAGCAAAGCTGAAACAAATTGAAATTATTCTCCCCACTCCCCCAGAACAACTCCGTATCGTCGCTATTTTAGATGAGTCTTTTAAAAGCATTACAAAAGCAAAAGAAAACGCTGAGAAGAATTTAAAAAATACAAAAGAGATTTTTGAAAGCTATTTGCAAAGTGTTTTTGAAAATAAAGGCGAAGGATGGGAAGAGAAGAAGCTTAAAGAAATTTGTGAGATTAAACCACCTAAAAGTGAAGCACGAAATAAATTAAAAGAAACTGATGTTGTTTCTTTTGTGCCCATGGAAGATTTGGGAATAAATCAGAAAATTTTAATTCCCGAAAAAGAAAGGACATTAAAAGAAGTAGAAGGAAGTTATACTTATTTTGCTAATGATGATGTTCTTTTAGCAAAAATTACCCCTTGTTTCGAAAATGGAAAATTAAGTATTGCTAAAAATTTAAAAAATAGCATAGGTTTTGGTTCTAGCGAATATATCGTTTTTAGAACAAATAAAAATATATTCTCAGAATTTTTATATTACTTTTTGTTACGTTCTCAATTTAGGGAAGAAGGTG is part of the Nanoarchaeota archaeon genome and encodes:
- a CDS encoding restriction endonuclease subunit S, translated to MKTGWEVKRLGDVCEIELGKTPYRGNKSFWDQEKQTTNVWLSIADLLNGQGKIVADSKEYVSDKGAKLSKIVKKGTLLVSFKLTLGRLAFAGRDLFTNEAIAALTIKNEKTLSNQYLYYFLTFFDWDAATKGDIKVKGKTLNKAKLKQIEIILPTPPEQLRIVAILDESFKSITKAKENAEKNLKNTKEIFESYLQSVFENKGEGWEEKKLKEICEIKPPKSEARNKLKETDVVSFVPMEDLGINQKILIPEKERTLKEVEGSYTYFANDDVLLAKITPCFENGKLSIAKNLKNSIGFGSSEYIVFRTNKNIFSEFLYYFLLRSQFREEGAKRMTGAVGHKRVSKEFIENSMIALPPLVEQHLIVAKLNALSAETKKLEAIYARKLADLEELKKSILTKAFKGELVNE